The following are from one region of the Stanieria sp. NIES-3757 genome:
- a CDS encoding hypothetical membrane protein has product MYEMKYFKDYALKILLFTILIQSLSIAVFKPTVQAQSLPKKYLSLVEELIAQNSLSSNRLMLEQAIAKEINRARTDPDGYADWLKDLKQYYDGVWLKLPGEKPIRTNKGLQALEDAVDFLQELDPLPPLTLSTELTTVMQEKLQAIEAGNQFETGNVSYGRTTAEGIVMQLVIGDGFINGSNSQNIFNPDWKETGIACQADSRYDNVCLVGYEEDISEQAVDNSSETNLENSSATANSEQLESKTSTLSTETEQPSSEISTDPNDSSLLLEKIEQGSLEEGDTVIPNDGSLYDSYPLEGKAGDSFIISVESEEFDTFLAIMDGEGNILEQNDDVSDRNSNSRLKVTLPKAGVYNVIVNAYDKGGRGKYVLTIRR; this is encoded by the coding sequence ATGTATGAGATGAAATATTTTAAGGATTATGCTTTAAAAATTTTACTGTTTACTATATTAATTCAGAGCTTGTCGATAGCAGTTTTTAAGCCGACTGTCCAAGCTCAAAGTCTACCAAAAAAATATTTATCATTAGTTGAAGAGTTAATAGCTCAAAATTCATTATCCTCGAATCGTTTGATGTTAGAACAAGCGATCGCTAAAGAGATTAACCGCGCTAGAACTGATCCTGACGGTTATGCGGATTGGTTAAAAGATCTGAAGCAGTATTATGATGGTGTTTGGCTAAAATTACCAGGAGAAAAACCGATTAGAACTAATAAAGGTTTACAAGCTTTAGAAGATGCGGTTGACTTTCTCCAAGAACTCGATCCTCTACCTCCTTTAACTTTATCAACAGAATTAACTACTGTTATGCAAGAAAAACTTCAAGCAATTGAAGCAGGTAATCAATTTGAAACAGGAAATGTTAGTTATGGAAGAACTACTGCTGAAGGAATTGTTATGCAGCTAGTGATTGGGGATGGGTTTATCAATGGTAGTAATTCTCAAAATATCTTTAATCCTGACTGGAAAGAAACTGGTATTGCTTGTCAGGCTGATAGTAGATACGATAATGTTTGTTTGGTCGGCTATGAAGAAGATATTTCAGAACAAGCTGTTGATAATTCTTCAGAAACCAATCTAGAAAATAGTAGTGCTACAGCAAATTCTGAGCAACTAGAATCAAAAACTTCAACCCTTTCTACTGAAACGGAACAACCATCCTCAGAAATTTCAACCGATCCTAATGATAGTTCTTTGTTATTAGAAAAAATCGAACAGGGTAGTTTAGAAGAAGGGGATACTGTGATTCCTAATGATGGCAGTTTATATGATTCTTATCCTCTAGAAGGTAAAGCAGGAGATTCTTTTATTATTAGTGTAGAAAGTGAAGAATTTGATACTTTCTTAGCAATTATGGATGGAGAAGGCAATATTTTAGAACAGAATGATGATGTTAGCGATCGCAATAGTAATTCTCGTCTTAAGGTGACTTTGCCTAAAGCGGGAGTTTATAACGTCATTGTCAATGCTTATGATAAAGGTGGACGAGGCAAATATGTTTTAACCATTCGTCGTTAA
- a CDS encoding permease protein of ABC transporter, protein MQQYLIKRLLISIPTLLAISLVIFTVLALAPGDPLGEFASNPAITAEVRENIRTSLGLDEPIQIRYFKWLWAFIRGDLGYSFTSRSPVFDLLLQRLPTTLWVVGSAYLVGVIIAFPLGIISALKRYSLSDQIITTLAFLGFSLPPFFTGILFIIIFSVQLHWFPFIYNSTLKITDWSSFVAAIQQSIMPIAVLALYQSAILMRFIRSSILEQLNQEYVRTAIAKGLSSFAILKNHILPNALIPVVTLIALDIPAIFTGALVTEQVFRIPGIGALLIESIYRSDTPVVMAITFIYGILIVLFNLIADILYSILDPRVRY, encoded by the coding sequence ATGCAGCAATATTTAATCAAACGCTTGCTCATTTCTATTCCTACTTTACTGGCAATTAGTTTAGTAATTTTTACGGTTTTAGCGTTAGCACCAGGAGATCCTTTAGGTGAATTTGCTTCTAATCCAGCGATTACGGCAGAAGTTCGTGAAAATATTCGCACATCTCTTGGTTTAGATGAACCAATTCAAATTCGTTATTTTAAATGGTTGTGGGCATTTATTCGAGGAGATTTAGGTTATTCTTTTACTAGTCGTAGCCCCGTATTTGATTTACTTTTACAACGATTACCAACAACTCTTTGGGTAGTTGGTTCAGCTTATTTAGTTGGAGTAATTATTGCGTTTCCGTTAGGAATTATTTCTGCTTTAAAACGTTATTCTCTGAGCGATCAAATTATTACAACTTTGGCTTTTTTAGGTTTTTCTTTACCTCCTTTTTTTACAGGAATATTATTTATTATTATTTTTAGTGTTCAATTACACTGGTTTCCTTTTATTTATAACAGTACTTTAAAAATAACTGATTGGTCGAGTTTTGTTGCAGCAATTCAACAATCAATTATGCCCATAGCTGTCTTAGCTTTGTATCAATCAGCCATATTAATGAGGTTTATTCGTTCTTCAATTTTAGAACAATTAAATCAAGAATATGTCCGCACTGCGATCGCAAAAGGTTTATCTTCTTTTGCTATATTAAAAAATCATATTTTGCCTAATGCTTTAATTCCTGTAGTGACTTTAATTGCTTTAGATATTCCTGCTATTTTTACAGGAGCTTTAGTTACAGAACAAGTTTTTCGTATTCCTGGAATTGGTGCATTATTAATTGAGTCGATCTATCGTAGCGATACTCCTGTAGTAATGGCAATTACTTTTATTTATGGCATTTTAATAGTTTTGTTTAATTTAATTGCAGATATTTTGTATAGTATTCTCGATCCAAGAGTTAGATATTAA
- a CDS encoding FAD dependent oxidoreductase, with protein MYDFAIIGGGIVGLSTAMALGKQFPDAKIVLLEKENSWAAHQTGNNSGVIHSGIYYKPGSFKAKFCREGNLSMVAFCQEHGIDYEVCGKVIVATVDTELPLLENLYRRGLENGLEVAKLTKEQVQEIEPHVSCLAGILVKSTGIVNYRQVSDKYAEIAQKKSAELYFNQKVVEIKETSEGYCLITNQGEYSTRFLINCAGLFSDRIAQLAQAKPSAKIVPFRGEYYELTPEKRYLVKNLIYPVPNPNFPFLGVHFTRMIDGSVHAGPNAVLSFKREGYHKTDFDFRDFLDTMTYPGFWKLAAQHATPGLEEMMRSWSKALFVRSLQQLIPEVQAEDVIPTHAGVRAQALQNNGKLVDDFLIINRPNAMHVCNAPSPAATSSLEIGKAIALQIVR; from the coding sequence ATGTACGATTTTGCGATCATCGGTGGTGGTATTGTTGGTTTATCAACAGCGATGGCTTTAGGAAAACAATTTCCTGATGCCAAAATAGTCTTATTAGAAAAAGAAAATTCTTGGGCTGCCCACCAAACTGGTAATAATAGCGGAGTTATTCATTCTGGAATTTATTACAAACCAGGCAGTTTTAAAGCTAAGTTTTGCCGAGAAGGCAATCTTTCGATGGTCGCATTTTGCCAAGAACATGGTATTGATTACGAAGTCTGCGGTAAGGTTATTGTTGCTACGGTTGATACAGAATTACCTTTATTAGAAAACCTCTATCGACGAGGTTTAGAGAATGGATTGGAAGTTGCTAAATTAACTAAAGAACAAGTCCAAGAAATCGAACCTCATGTTAGTTGTTTGGCGGGAATTCTGGTTAAATCAACAGGAATTGTTAATTATCGCCAAGTTAGTGATAAATATGCAGAAATAGCTCAAAAAAAAAGTGCAGAACTATATTTCAATCAAAAAGTAGTAGAGATTAAAGAAACTTCAGAGGGATACTGTCTGATAACTAATCAGGGCGAATATAGCACCCGTTTTCTGATTAATTGTGCCGGCTTATTTAGCGATCGCATTGCCCAACTTGCCCAAGCTAAACCCTCTGCTAAAATCGTTCCTTTTCGCGGTGAATATTACGAATTAACCCCAGAAAAGCGTTATTTAGTCAAAAATCTCATTTATCCTGTTCCTAATCCCAATTTTCCCTTTTTAGGAGTTCACTTTACCCGCATGATTGATGGTAGCGTTCATGCAGGTCCTAATGCGGTGTTAAGTTTCAAACGGGAAGGTTATCATAAAACTGATTTTGACTTCAGGGATTTCCTCGATACCATGACTTATCCTGGTTTTTGGAAACTAGCTGCTCAACACGCTACTCCTGGCTTAGAAGAAATGATGCGTTCATGGAGTAAAGCTTTATTTGTCCGTAGTCTACAACAGTTGATTCCCGAAGTTCAAGCAGAAGATGTTATTCCTACCCATGCGGGAGTAAGAGCGCAAGCACTACAGAATAACGGTAAGCTAGTAGATGATTTTTTAATTATCAATCGTCCTAATGCCATGCACGTTTGTAACGCACCTTCTCCTGCAGCAACTTCCTCTTTAGAAATTGGTAAAGCGATCGCTCTTCAAATTGTAAGATAA